In Saccharomyces eubayanus strain FM1318 chromosome XV, whole genome shotgun sequence, a single window of DNA contains:
- the LAG2 gene encoding Lag2p, translating to MSLPISKLIEQYRSTQDNDLKYMLLRQNIEITDIEDEMVPLVRDLLLPILVEEQDMEILNLVAFHVFPGLVLSLIKSKANAAATQLGWVTSLVCDPILNESMVHENRSFILIETLRNILQKIESASHLNYRHPVTNSFEFITKFIVEMKRHMREIDEAQLSHSLSEGNMLIYIESLNLLLKFYFFSDTTHPSLTISLPFDILNDIFTIAQDYSTTNTNESIDRITEKLLLTSTQLTHPLDLERLCSKIDFKTLLVISRIWYKFGPMINALFTERLLPGLLSPTYAEEGYSVEGILEMINNFYPFYSIRRLKDDKCLLSDSTVALLRRSLFDILNTLNRSFTAAHNEKVDDYHRVDDNDDGFISDNDPEQQAYLDELVSDNDDGDLYEQETDDDRADDENFEKSEETTKDLTQINEILSIFAELHYPQEERFPKLLAELQSKISIDSSLIGKILSQDACESLTPGGNEIDLDEILNELKSNKFARKNDTLYTLTRCLSSQLSSDLSVLQLSIEVVDQLLVKNHSDNITRGEQFQLIKLVLPHLKTNKSFIDTLKAGNFTQKIDEGVTLRTMILSLLLQLLPLDYSMLGEVLPTIAKYSVKDKDLTVRDLSLQLLNQILSTHYNHLIGIDWDWYSNDFYQVLQETCIKKDVDTELLHQYPPYSHI from the coding sequence ATGAGCCTACCCATCAGTAAGCTGATTGAGCAGTATCGCTCCACGCAGGATAATGACCTCAAGTACATGCTCTTGAGGCAGAACATCGAAATCACCGATATAGAGGATGAAATGGTTCCTCTGGTTAGGGACTTGTTGCTCCCGATATTGGTGGAGGAGCAAGACATGGAGATTCTGAATTTAGTAGCATTTCACGTCTTCCCCGGTTTGGTCCTTTCTTTAATAAAGAGTAAGGCTAACGCAGCCGCTACACAGCTGGGATGGGTAACGAGCTTGGTATGTGACCCCATATTGAACGAGAGTATGGTTCATGAAAATCGATCGTTCATTTTGATTGAGACGCTaagaaatattttgcaaaaaatcGAAAGCGCTTCTCATCTCAATTACCGTCATCCAGTGACCAATTCATTTGAGTTTATTACTAAATTCATCGTCGAAATGAAAAGGCATATGCGTGAGATTGATGAGGCCCAGCTCTCGCACTCCCTTTCTGAAGGCAACATGCTAATTTACATAGAGTCGCTAAATCTATTGTTGAAGTTCTACTTCTTTTCAGACACGACACATCCTTCGCTAACGATCTCGTTGCcatttgatattttgaatgacATTTTTACTATTGCGCAGGATTATTCGACTACAAACACAAACGAGAGTATTGACAGAATAACTGAGAAACTACTGTTAACGTCCACCCAATTGACGCATCCATTGGACCTAGAAAGGCTTTGCTCCAAGATTGACTTTAAAACCCTATTAGTTATTTCACGAATATGGTACAAATTCGGCCCCATGATTAATGCGCTATTTACCGAGCGTCTATTACCAGGCCTGTTATCTCCCACGTATGCGGAAGAAGGATACAGCGTCGAAGGcattttggaaatgatCAATAATTTCTACCCGTTCTACTCTATTCGTAGGCTAAAGGATGATAAATGTCTATTATCTGATTCTACAGTCGCCCTTCTAAGAAGAAGTTTGTTTGACATACTAAACACGTTAAATCGATCATTTACAGCAGCGCACAATGAGAAAGTTGATGATTACCACCGAGTGGACGATAACGATGACGGATTTATCTCTGACAATGATCCTGAGCAGCAAGCATACCTTGATGAATTAGTATCGGACAATGATGATGGAGATCTGTATGAGCAAGAAACTGATGATGATCGagctgatgatgaaaacttCGAAAAAAGTGAGGAGACAACGAAGGATCTCACCCAAATAAACGAAATCCTTTCCATTTTTGCTGAATTGCACTATCCTCAGGAGGAGCGTTTCCCCAAATTGTTGGCTGAGTTACAGAGCAAAATTAGCATAGATTCATCTTTGATTGGCAAAATTCTTTCTCAAGATGCATGCGAATCGCTCACTCCTGGCGGGAATGAGATTGATCTGGACGAAATTTTAAATGAACTGAAATCCAATAAGTTCGCCAGAAAAAACGATACTCTTTATACACTAACCCGTTGCCTTTCATCACAACTTTCTTCAGATTTGTCTGTATTACAATTATCAATAGAAGTCGTTGATCAGTTATTGGTTAAAAATCATTCCGATAATATCACTAGAGGTGAGCAATTCCAGCTGATCAAATTAGTACTCCCTCACCTGAAGACTAACAAATCCTTTATTGATACATTGAAAGCAGGAAACTTTACCCAAAAGATTGATGAAGGCGTGACTTTGAGAACGATGATCCTGTCTTTACTACTGCAACTACTCCCACTGGACTATTCCATGTTAGGCGAGGTCCTGCCCACTATTGCAAAATATTCTGTCAAGGACAAG
- the MIM1 gene encoding Mim1p — translation MTEVVSFWESSSDDESQEKRDMEIQRMPDSDEGRLVQSLVSFMGSCSINLLLPFLNGMMLGFGELFAHELCWRFNWFNRRNKGYKVYPESRKVTALNEPSSPAARGRTATKFL, via the coding sequence ATGACGGAGGTTGTAAGCTTCTGGGAAAGCAGCTCGGATGACGAGTCGCAAGAGAAACGCGACATGGAGATACAGAGAATGCCGGACTCCGACGAGGGCCGGCTGGTACAAAGCCTGGTGTCTTTTATGGGCTCTTGCTCTATCAACCTGCTCTTACCGTTCCTCAACGGCATGATGCTCGGGTTCGGCGAACTGTTTGCCCATGAGCTGTGCTGGAGGTTCAACTGGTTCAATCGCAGAAACAAAGGGTACAAGGTGTACCCGGAATCTCGCAAGGTAACTGCACTTAACGAGCCTTCAAGTCCAGCTGCCCGTGGCAGGACTGCGACCAAGTTCCTCTAA